In Miscanthus floridulus cultivar M001 chromosome 5, ASM1932011v1, whole genome shotgun sequence, one genomic interval encodes:
- the LOC136452620 gene encoding transcription factor WRKY19-like, translating to MESVPEEKCALVAELVQVLEMARQLETHMAAVQQQQQQQGGGGAGGGDQRCRALVSTMRASIDRAVHMAVSCCAEGRPGAGAGQPESPPSGGDGSPRSGGSDQVGEIRGRGNAAGQCKKRKTLPKWSTQVRVSAVQDVSPLDDGLSWRKYGQKDILGAKYPRSYFRCTHRHAQSCQASKQVQRTDGDPLLFDVVYHGAHTCAQGAAAHPSNQPTTEQTSPGLEAGPAVLPFSLRPASNKPVGFDDAGVGATSSHFIETGCTVTASPFVSPATPESQLVSSSGGGYAVGGGTGVTMAGVRNVPDVEHASTTNSPMAMGEMDFMFPLDAADFLELGNPASYF from the exons ATGGAGAGCGTGCCCGAAGAGAAGTGCGCCCTGGTGGCGGAGCTGGTGCAGGTGCTGGAGATGGCGAGGCAGCTCGAGACGCACATGGCGGcggtccagcagcagcagcagcagcagggcggcggcggtgccggAGGAGGGGACCAGCGGTGCCGGGCGCTCGTGAGCACCATGCGCGCCTCCATCGACAGGGCCGTGCACATGGCCGTGTCCTGCTGCGCCGAGGGGCGTCCGGGAGCCGGCGCCGGGCAGCCGGAGTCGCCGCCGTCTGGTGGGGATGGCAGCCCGCGCAGCGGCGGGTCGGACCAGGTCGGCGAGATCCGGGGCCGCGGCAATGCGGCCGGCCAGTGCAAGAAGAG GAAGACGCTGCCCAAGTGGAGCACCCAGGTGAGGGTGAGCGCCGTGCAGGACGTGAGCCCCCTCGACGACGGCCTCAGCTGGAGGAAGTACGGGCAGAAGGACATCCTCGGCGCCAAGTACCCAAG ATCCTACTTCCGGTGCACGCACAGGCACGCGCAGAGCTGCCAGGCGAGCAAGCAGGTGCAGCGCACGGACGGTGACCCGCTGCTCTTCGACGTCGTGTACCACGGCGCCCACACGTGCGCCCAGGGCGCCGCTGCGCACCCCAGCAACCAGCCGACCACGGAGCAGACCTCCCCGGGGCTCGAAGCAGGGCCCGCCGTGCTGCCGTTCTCGCTCAGGCCGGCCTCCAACAAGCCGGTGGGCTTCGACGACGCCGGCGTCGGCGCGACGAGCAGCCATTTCATCGAGACCGGCTGTACTGTCACCGCGTCTCCTTTCGTGTCGCCGGCGACGCCAGAGAGCCAGCTGgttagcagcagcggcggcggctacgcGGTGGGCGGTGGCACCGGCGTGACCATGGCCGGTGTCCGGAACGTGCCTGACGTGGAGCACGCCTCCACGACCAACTCCCCTATGGCTATGGGGGAGATGGATTTCATGTTCCCGCTGGACGCCGCCGATTTCTTGGAGCTGGGGAACCCGGCCAGCTATTTTTAA